Proteins encoded by one window of Nicotiana tabacum cultivar K326 chromosome 10, ASM71507v2, whole genome shotgun sequence:
- the LOC142165159 gene encoding uncharacterized protein LOC142165159, with product MLSEHGMNLTYMQAWRAKEKALQFLRGHPTDSYSKLPSYLYILEKTYPGYVVKLKKTDDNYFLYVFVAICTSISGWKYCRPVVVVDGTFLKSAYREIILTTSTIDAAGTILPFAYVVVDSENDASWKLFFEQFKHAYGERPNMCVVSDRKESILKETSIVYPVMPHYSCMWHIWTNIRAKFKKGHLKLSELYFVTARSYTLDEFNEMMSKIEEIDPRVKAYLYDIGYPRWSQVHPTVNRTWTMTSNIAESLNVVTKYARELPIVELLEYMRALLECWTKEKLLKAKGTFTYLGFKFNKELDDNRILSHKLRVRASTDYIHTVLDSVRHYIVCLENKRCSCGQFQLDKFHCTHALVALRYRDESFEQYCSPYHTRENLLRTYEILVNPLPDESKWNAPQHISEEVVNPPTREKRQSGRPQKERYKTNDEINSKKYKVSCGNCDNKI from the exons ATGTTGTCTGAACACGGAATGAATCTAACCTACATGCAAGcttggagagcaaaggaaaaggctTTACAGTTTTTGAGAGGTCATCCTACTGACTCCTACAGCAAATTGCCTAGTTATTTGTATATTCTGGAGAAAACTTATCCGGGGTATGTAGTTAAATTGAAGAAGACGGACGATAACTACTTCTTGTATGTATTTGTTGCGATTTGTACGTCAATCAGTGGTTGGAAATATTGTAGGCCAGTTGTAGTAGTTGATGGGACCTTCTTAAAGTCAGCATACAGGGAAATAATACTAACAACTAGTACAATTGATGCAGCAG GTACCATATTACCATTCGCATATGTTGTTGTTGATTCAGAAAATGACGCATCATGGAAGTTGTTTTTTGAGCAATTCAAACATGCATATGGTGAAAGACcaaatatgtgtgttgtttcagATCGGAAAGAGAGTATCTTGAAAGAAACATCTATTGTTTATCCCGTCATGCCACATTATtcttgcatgtggcatatttggacaaatataaggGCAAAGTTCAAGAAGGGACATCTAAAGTTAAGTGAATTGTACTTTGTCACGGCACGGTCATACACgcttgatgaatttaatgaaatgatgtcaaagattgaagagatTGACCCGCGTGTTAAAGCATACTTATACGATATTGGCTATCCTAGATGGTCTCAAGTACATCCTACGGTGAACAGAACTTGGACTATGACATCAAACATTGCAGAGTCGTTGAATGTTGTAACAAAATATGCAAGAGAGTTGCCGATAGTAGAACTATTAGAGTATATGAGGGCCCTTCTTGAATGTTGGACGAAGGAAAAGTTATTGAAAGCAAAGGGTACATTCACATACCTTGGGTTTAAATTCAACAAAGAGTTGGATGACAACAGAATATTGTCGCACAAGCTTAGA GTTAGGGCTTCAACAGACTACATCCATACAGTACTAGATAGTGTGAGGCACTATATTGTTTGTCTTGAAAACAAGAGATGTAGTTGTGGGCAATTCCAGCTTGATAAATTTCATTGTACACATGCTTTGGTTGCTTTAAGATACAGGGATGAGTCTTTTGAACAATATTGTTCTCCTTATCATACAAGGGAGAACCTCTTGCGTACTTATGAAATACTAGTAAATCCCTTGCCTGATGAAAGCAAATGGAATGCGCCACAACATATATCTGAAGAAGTAGTAAATCCACCTACAAGAGAGAAAAGGCAGTCAGGAAGACCtcaaaaagaaagatacaaaacaAATGATGAAATAAATTCAAAGAAGTACAAGGTTTCATGTGGAAACTGC GATAACAAAATTTGA